Proteins encoded together in one Plectropomus leopardus isolate mb chromosome 19, YSFRI_Pleo_2.0, whole genome shotgun sequence window:
- the LOC121958491 gene encoding clarin-3 → MPSNTKIVYYISSALVTAVSVGVMGFGMSGNWATTTMECTRIGSDFTNGSAEITWQLLDGYLYRVFCPSFGGEGSFEVIPAMLEAGVTFVALHGTVLCLLALCLLFSACSILISLYNSVSNPYATYMGPVGVYVCSSLSACLAVVVLIIYAVNVAATNMAEELVKGMYDDADLRNTSSEMKLGYFLIIPYIVLSLTAIVVIYMYDHAAYTHRREQQRPTEDAPKEIMMY, encoded by the exons ATGCCTTCCAATACGAAGATAGTGTATTACATATCCAGTGCACTGGTTACTGCTGTATCTGTTGGCGTGATGGGGTTTGGCATGTCAGGAAACTGGGCTACGACGACCATGGAGTGCACGAGAATTGGAAGTGACTTCACTAATGGAAGTGCTGAGATCACTTGGCAGCTTTTGGATGGGTATTTGTACAGAGTCTTTTGCCCCTCATTTGGGGGTGAGGGGTCTTTTGAAG taatTCCTGCAATGCTAGAAGCAGGAGTTACCTTTGTGGCTCTGCACGGTACAGTCTTGTGCCTCCTGGCCTtgtgtctgctgttttctgCCTGCAGCATCCTTATCTCTCTCTACAACAGTGTGAGCAACCCTTATGCAACATACATGGGGCCTGTTGGCGTCTACGTCTGCAGCTCGCTCAGCG CATGTTTGGCCGTTGTGGTGCTCATCATATATGCAGTGAACGTTGCTGCAACCAACATGGCAGAAGAGTTGGTAAAGGGCATGTACGACGATGCAGACCTGAGGAATACGTCTTCAGAGATGAAGCTGGGATACTTCCTGATAATCCCTTACATAGTGCTCTCTCTCACTGCCATTGTTGTGATCTACATGTACGACCACGCAGCctacacacacaggagagaacagCAGCGGCCTACAGAGGACGCACCCAAGGAGATAATGATGTATTAG